A portion of the Stigmatella aurantiaca DW4/3-1 genome contains these proteins:
- a CDS encoding OPT family oligopeptide transporter: MSHPASTPPLPQEPSLPVSPVLPGAGEDPERYWLEHVYKGGSRQLTVRAVIAGMLIGMVMCLSNLYVILKTGWSMGVTITACILAFAVFSGLKGIGLFKKDFSPLENNAMGSVASAAGYMTGGGNMAAVPALLMLTGTLPSAGWLVAWFAVISALGVFAAIPIKRQLVNIEALPFPTGTATAETINALHGHGEVARHKAWLLGGAGLLGGFVAMLRELRSTWLSTHAPTWLQPPLMPAKVSVPFLSIRGRPVGDWGLSLDLSLLLVGAGALMNWKTGWSLLLGAVLTYGFLAPAMVDQGYIAEVTFKSINTWTLWTGAAVLVSSGVLSFAFQWRSVARSFKALKGLFGKKDEGEAVDPLAGVECPPAWFPLGFVLLGPIAVGLMAYLFQIPVWAGVVALPLAVVMGVIAARVTGETDTTPTKALGPVTQLIYGGLAPGNVAANVMSANATGGVGLHAADLLTDLKSGWLLGANPRQQFIGQLFGVVAGAAIVVPVFRLLVPEASVLGSEDFPAPGVLIWAGVSKMLSVGIQALHPSARVGALCGALLGVTLVLLDRWAPKAAKPYIPSPSGFGLAIVLPGSSSISFFIGSAIAEVLRRRKPKLAETAVMPVGSGFIAGESLMGIALVMLKAFKYMPK, translated from the coding sequence ATGAGCCATCCCGCCTCGACTCCGCCCCTTCCGCAGGAGCCCTCCCTTCCCGTTTCGCCGGTGTTACCGGGGGCGGGGGAGGATCCCGAGCGGTACTGGCTGGAGCATGTCTACAAGGGCGGCTCGCGCCAGCTCACCGTGCGCGCCGTCATCGCGGGCATGCTCATCGGCATGGTGATGTGCCTGTCCAACCTGTACGTCATCCTCAAGACGGGTTGGAGCATGGGCGTCACCATCACCGCCTGCATCCTGGCGTTTGCCGTCTTCAGCGGGCTCAAGGGCATCGGCCTGTTCAAGAAGGACTTCTCCCCGCTGGAGAACAACGCCATGGGCTCGGTGGCCTCCGCGGCCGGGTACATGACGGGCGGAGGGAACATGGCCGCCGTGCCCGCGCTGCTGATGCTCACCGGCACGCTGCCCAGCGCCGGGTGGCTGGTGGCGTGGTTCGCCGTCATCTCCGCGCTGGGTGTCTTCGCCGCCATTCCCATCAAGCGCCAGCTCGTCAACATCGAGGCCCTGCCGTTCCCCACCGGCACGGCCACCGCGGAGACGATCAACGCGCTCCATGGGCACGGCGAGGTGGCGCGGCACAAGGCGTGGCTCCTGGGCGGGGCAGGGCTCCTGGGCGGCTTCGTGGCGATGCTGCGCGAGCTGAGGAGCACGTGGCTGAGCACCCACGCGCCCACGTGGCTCCAGCCGCCCCTCATGCCGGCCAAGGTGAGCGTGCCCTTTCTGTCCATCCGCGGGCGGCCCGTTGGAGACTGGGGCTTGTCCCTCGACTTGAGCCTGCTGCTGGTGGGCGCGGGGGCGCTGATGAACTGGAAGACGGGCTGGTCCCTGCTGCTGGGGGCCGTGCTCACCTATGGCTTCCTCGCGCCCGCCATGGTGGATCAGGGCTACATCGCCGAGGTGACCTTCAAGTCCATCAACACGTGGACGCTCTGGACGGGCGCGGCGGTGCTCGTGTCCTCGGGGGTGCTGTCCTTCGCGTTCCAGTGGCGCAGCGTGGCGCGCTCGTTCAAGGCCCTGAAAGGGTTGTTCGGAAAGAAGGACGAGGGCGAGGCCGTGGATCCCTTGGCGGGCGTCGAGTGTCCGCCCGCGTGGTTCCCCCTGGGCTTCGTCCTGCTGGGGCCCATCGCCGTGGGGCTGATGGCGTACCTGTTCCAGATTCCCGTGTGGGCCGGCGTGGTGGCGCTCCCGCTGGCGGTGGTGATGGGGGTGATCGCCGCGCGCGTCACCGGCGAGACGGACACCACGCCCACCAAGGCCCTGGGGCCAGTGACGCAGCTCATCTACGGCGGGCTGGCCCCCGGCAACGTCGCGGCCAACGTGATGAGCGCCAACGCCACGGGAGGCGTGGGGCTGCATGCGGCGGACCTGCTGACGGACCTCAAGTCCGGGTGGTTGCTGGGGGCCAACCCTCGGCAGCAGTTCATCGGTCAGTTGTTCGGGGTGGTGGCCGGGGCCGCCATCGTGGTGCCGGTGTTCAGACTCTTGGTGCCCGAGGCGTCGGTGCTGGGTTCGGAGGACTTTCCCGCCCCCGGCGTGCTCATCTGGGCGGGCGTGTCGAAGATGCTGTCGGTGGGCATCCAGGCGCTGCACCCGAGCGCCCGCGTGGGCGCGTTGTGCGGCGCCTTGCTGGGCGTGACGCTGGTGCTGCTGGACCGGTGGGCCCCCAAGGCGGCCAAGCCATACATTCCTTCCCCCTCGGGTTTTGGGCTGGCCATTGTCCTGCCGGGCTCCAGCTCCATCAGCTTCTTCATCGGATCAGCGATTGCCGAGGTGCTGCGCCGGCGCAAGCCGAAGCTGGCCGAAACCGCGGTGATGCCCGTGGGCTCGGGTTTCATCGCCGGCGAGAGCTTGATGGGCATCGCCCTCGTCATGCTCAAGGCCTTCAAGTACATGCCCAAATAG